One genomic region from Kwoniella dejecticola CBS 10117 chromosome 1, complete sequence encodes:
- a CDS encoding Kae1-associated kinase Bud32, producing MSVATSPYSPSAYYIKKGELIKQGAEARVYSLPSLFPQPTIYNPSSSSSSSSSSTSAGSSNPKPNSDLKSRSQHGGVIIKHRFPKQYRHPTLDASLTASRLTFEARSLARAAKYGVVVPKVLWVDEKGGCIGLEKVDGWSVREVLGGGAEGEMEIDDDEEVELDKIDSQNALDGSGTGVERDEQGEGEIEGVNEGWEKIRALGVSQDQLMRSIGSALAQLHSTTIIHGDLTTSNMMIRLTPNSEQPFEIVLIDFGLSSTAQFPEHYAVDLYVLERAFASTHPRSEKLYAGVLEAYAQGLGPKKWKPVEIKLKEVRKRGRKRDMTG from the exons ATGTCAGTCGCTACATCGCCATACTCGCCTTCAGCTTATTACATTAAGAAAGGCGAACTGATCAAGCAAGGTGCCGAAGCC CGAGTGTACTCTCTCCCCTCGTTATTTCCCCAACCAACGATATAcaatccctcctcctcttcctcatcttcttcttcctctacctcAGCGGGATCATCAAACCCCAAACCCAATTCCGATCTCAAATCTAGATCGCAACATGGCGGAGTGATAATCAAACACCGCTTTCCGAAGCAATATCGACACCCTACACTAGACGCTTCACTCACTGCATCGCGACTGACATTCGAAGCGCGTTCTCTGGCTAGGGCAGCCAAGTACGGTGTGGTTGTGCCGAAGGTATTGTGGGTAGATGAAAAGGGGGGATGTATAGGATTAGAGAAGGTCGATGGGTGGAGCGTGAGGGAAGTCCTGGGCGGTGGAGCAGAGGGTGAGATGGAGAtagacgacgacgaagaggtcGAGCTAGATAAGATTGACAGTCAGAATGCCCTGGACGGGTCGGGGACAGgggtggaaagggatgagcaaggtgaaggggaaatAGAGGGGGTCAATGAGGGTTGGGAGAAGATAAGAGCTCTAGGAGTCAGTCAAG ACCAATTGATGCGCTCGATAGGCTCCGCATTGGCGCAACTACATTCAACGACCATCATACATGGTGATCTGACAACCTCAAATATGATGATACGCCTAACACCGAACAGCGAACAACCTTTTGAGATA GTGTTGATAGATTTTGGTCTGTCTTCGACCGCTCAATTCCCCGAACACTATGCAGTGGACTTGTACGTCCTAGAACGAGCATTCGCTTCGACACATCCGAGATCTGAGAAGCTATATGCAGGT GTACTGGAAGCTTATGCTCAAGGGTTGGGACCGAAAAAGTGGAAACCtgtcgagatcaagttgaaagagg TCcggaagagaggaaggaagagagatatGACGGGCTAG